The genomic segment taattattttttaaaatatattttttactttttcaaatttatttttaacattgacgtgctaaaataataaaaaataaaaaaataatttaaaataaaaaactttaaattttttaaaagcatggtattattacaaaaacaaatacttttATTTCTGTTTATCATCTTATACCGAAATTAAAATAGTGTTGAGATTgcagttaaattttatttttgaaaaatcttgattttttttgttttaatatttttttgaaatatttttatgttttaatttcaaaaataaattttaaaaaataaaaaaatattatttcaatatattttttaaataaaatatattttaaaaaataatatttaccacTTTACCGAAAATCCTCCTTTATAATTTCAGGGACTATAGTATGGAAAAACCAACTTAAACCTTCTACAGTTGTCTCTGagctggattttattttttattttatttttattttttttccagtctgGTCAAAATGTAGTAACCCAATCAATAAAGTAACCAGCCCCTTTTACACGTACCACATAAAGATGTGAGCTTTTCCAtgaggaattattttttttgagagagaaaaatacaAACTTTCTAGAGAGAGAGGTTCTGGTACCTGAATCAACTGTGATATGCAAGTGAGAAAACGTCACTCACCAATGGTGGAGTTTTGGCGTTTTCTCTAGGCAAATTGGTAAAGGAaggaactttgattttttcatgattCTGTAGAGAATTCAAAGTTTGGAGTCAATTGTAAGAGAGATTTCAGGTTTTGGGACATATCCCATTTCTgcatttacaatatttttattggtgtgTTTCTTTATACAGCTAAAGATGTGAACTCGGCCCTGGTACATGAATGCTTCTGGAGTTGGAAAACTAAGGGGATCAAAATTTAGGATTTTGATGTTCGTATTCGTATGATCAATTCATTATAGGAGGAATCTGGAGTTgaagttgtgtttttttgtggttttgaaGAAAGGTTTTGCTTTCTAGGCAAAAAATTTGGTTGCTTGCTGttgttggtttaaaattaaCAGAGAGAGAGACTTTGGGGGCTTAAAGATTTAAAACAAAGGGTCGTGTGTCTCTGAGTAGGATTGCTTAGAATGGAAGGAGATACCAAAGAAATGAGATCCTTGGCCTTAACTCCAACATGGTCAGTAGCAACTGTGCTGACAATCTTTGTAGTTGTTTCTTTGATTGTGGAGCGCTCAATCCACAGACTAAGTAATGTAAGTGGCATCGTCTACCCAATGTAtagtaattttcttattttctcatcTGTTGTTCCAGAGGTTGTATTTTCTCATTGTTATGATTTAGCAGACTCACTTTGACATGCGATGTCTGTGTTTATACAGAATTTGATTgttgttcttttctttcattctaTTTAAAGTTCAAGGTCTAGAATGAattctcttaaaattttatttatatattggaGCCCTTTGAAATTTCAAGGCACTTTACTTGGTAATTGATTTCTGTCACTACTTCTTTTCTCATGTTTTGATGACTTTGAGTTGCGAAAtagcttttatttcttttttgaggGCTTTTAGCTGACACTTCTAGTTTTCTGTTTGTGTCATAGTCATGGCTGTAGGCTGAGATCTCATTGATTGTTTCAATTGCATCAAATGCTTTAGATTTGAAAATTACGTTTTGGATGACTGTTATGGAAGCACTAGCTTTGTAAAACATTGTTTCAACAGCtttatgataaatttaatcTGTTTGCTTTAGGAGAACTGTATATTGACAGATGAATTGAAACAGAATCTGTCAgatcatttttgtaattttagctCATATTTTGTCTATTTTCCTTTCTGGAATGTCAATACTGTGTTAGTTTCTAGAGCTTTGGTGGCTGCTCTGAAACTTGATGCTTTATATGTTTGTATTTCAGTGGTTGCGAAAAACCAATAGGAAACCTTTGCTTGCAGCCGTGGAGAAAATGAAAGAAGGTATTTTCCAAGTTCTAAATGCAACATTTGATGCTGCAGAAagttctttttgttcttttggttACAAGTGATTCTTAGTTCCCCTTCATATATTTTTGCAATTTTCATTCACAAGTATTGTTTTGTACTTGTCTTCAGAGTTGATGCTGCTCGGATTCATATCACTTCTACTAACAGCTACCTCAAGCACCATTGCCAATATTTGCATTCCATCAAAGTTCTATGATGGTAATTTTGCTCCTTGCACTAGGTCTGAGATTGATGAGGAAGTTGAAGATAATTCTTCCCAGGGACGTAAACTGCTGATGCTTCCCGTTCTTCCTCATCCACTTCGAAGAATATTGAATGGCTTGGATCGGAATACCTGCAAAGAGGTATGTCATTTATCTTATATAAACATTGCTGATGATCTTGCTAGAGATTTATCTATGGTGTctgaaatatttgaattttcaaCACAGTGTATTGATAACATTGATTTATTATGGGTTTTGTCTTCTCAATGATAAAATATGTAGAAAAGAGATTTTCTTTTTGGGTCACTTTTAGGAGGCAAATTAGTATTCTAAAAACTGTTTGATGTGCAGGGACATGAGCCGTTTGTGTCATATCAAGGTCTTGAGCAGTTGCATCGCTTTATTTTTGTCATGGCAATCACACATATATCTTACAGTTGTTTAACAATGTTGCTGGCGATTGTGAAGGTTAAGCACTTTTTTGTATTCCATTATAGTTGTTGCTTTTCTTAATGGTGGAGTGATTTTAGGAATGATTAAGttcacataataaataaattacacaaCATAATGAAAGGAAAAAGGATAAATTATGTATAGAACAAGATCCACTATTCAATTTATTCTCGtgtttgaagaaataaaatgttCTGGTTTATTGTTAGATGGAAAGGAGTTTGTAAATTTTGGTCCAGGTATGCATTCCCCGTTGGTTGaatgatttcaatttggtttaaatATGACTTGTTCTCATGTTTTATACGGGCCTCTCCTCCTATAGGTTTAACTCTTTGGTGTTAAACTTCAAGTTATTTTGAGTCCATTTTGTTTTCTGTTGTTGCTGTTGCCCCTCGTGCTGGGCCCATGGTTGCTGCTATCAAGTATGCCGAGTGCTCTCTGTTAAGCTTGGACATCAGAGGGTTGTTGAGTAATGTTTTACTGGATAAGTATAAAGTTTGGCATGACTATGAAAAGAGTATACAGTTTGATCTTGTTTAGTTGCCTTATATAATTCGTGATATGTGTCTCTCCTCCTACAAGCATTAGCTTTTTGGTTGGAAGCTTTAACAGCATTCTCAGAAGCAACATGCTTGCCTTACAATCAGCATCTGTTGTTTCAACCTTTGGTCCTTTGTATCTAAAATATGGTTCTGTTTGTTCTGTGATAAGAATATATGTGCTGACCCATCCAGTATTTGCAAGTCATACTTGTGATATCTTATGTCAAGATGACTCAAGGAGAGGAAACCATGTTGACCATATAAACCAAGTTATTCCCTGAACTGTAGTTGCATTAAAGACAAGACATTATTTGAATTGTGAAACTAGAGAACCATAATGTTGTTATCACTGTGGCCATCTGTCTAACTTTGTAATTGGTTCACCAGATTCACAGCTGGAGGATATGGGAGGATGTGGCTCATATGGACCGACATGATGTATTAACAGGTAAGCTTTAAGCAGGAAAGTGGTTTTGgatagatttaaaattttaaacagtaGTCGTGTTGCCTAATTCTTTTTGCCTATTTCAGCTTTATAGAAGATGGCTGATCTAGAATATACATGCCCAATCTCTCACTCTCTTCAATATACAGTATTTAGCTTGTtcttatatacatatatatgtcTAGATGCTAGACCTTTAAGGAGATTGAGACTTGATCTTATGTATCTTGATGGTCAAAGGTGGAATTGAAATATTTAGGAAAGAACAGGAACTTgcaatagtgttttttttttttttgagttggaCAAGAGAAAGGGTTTATTTGCCTGGGCTTATCGTTACATCTGATGCAGTTCAGCATATTTATGATATGCTTTCCATAATTAGTGTGATCAAAAAGCACTGTTTTGCAAGGGATACCTTCACATTCCAATCATTTCAATTGCAAATAcgtatttaagaaatatttttattaccgAAATAATGACTTTAGCAATTTATTCTGTAACAGAAATCAATAGAGAGAAGACATTCCGAAGGCAAACAACCTTTGTAAGACATCATACATCAGGTCCTTTGGTAAAGAATAGTTTTCTTATTTGGGTGGTAGGTACAAAACTCCTTTTCTTGCTCTTTTAATGCTCTCTATGCTGGTAGTCCATGCTTGCTTGTTATTCATGCTAATTCTGTGATAAAATTGGAGCTGTGCTACCAGGCCTTGTTTTGTGTTGATCTTCGTTTGATGTATTTCAATACCAGAGAGACAATATTGCAATTTTACATTGACAACATTCACAATATGATCTTCATGTCACACACCTGATCCAAAACAATATTTGTGTCTATCCTACATGCTCCACTTTGTAAACAATCTCATAACTCaccaaaaagataaataaatatggaTAACTGAAATTGAAGCATTGGAATTTACATCTGGAGCTTCTTTGTTATGGGTTTTTGAGATGCTAGTGTTTCTTCTTTCATGAAGGTTTAGGAAGGGGCATTAGGCAATTTCCTCCTTTTCATGTTTGTTGATAATGTACATTTTAACCTTGTTAGTTTCctcctttctttcttcattttgttgTCATTTTACTTCTATTGTTTGAAAGAGCATCTGTTTATATTTGCttgccacttttttttttgggtccgGATGATAATTTCTGCTGAAGTTGCCTGTTTTATCAACATGCAGACATGTTTCTTCCGGCAATTTGGGTGTTCAGTGGTTCGCACAGACTACCTTACTCTTCGTAAGGGCTTCATCATGGTATACTTTGTTGTTATTTGTTAGCCCATACTTTAagtgaagtttaattttcaaatagcATTTACAACATTGAAGGTGCATAAAGGAAAGTTTAATTTACTAGCATTTAGGATGTACTACAAATGTAAGATGGCACTCTCCTCCTGAAGAAATAGGGAAGTAGGAGAATTATGATCCCAGAATCAGGTGAGGAATTCAATGGTATGGAAGGAAGGCAGGGGCTTGTACTAgggtttataaaaaaagaagatatcgGAGTATATACATAGATAAACTCATGcagtaaaaaacataatataagaTAGACCATAACAGATGGGCATTATATTGTGATGGAATATTTTGAAACCAACCTCAAATTATGGtagatggaaaatattttgACACCATATTActtcttttgatatttaaaatgagatgtTGAATCGGAGTCAGAACCAAATCCATGTTTGAGGCATCTGGCAATTGGAACGTCTTTGCTGATAGACTGGTGGTACTATTAGTGATTGCTTTATTAACATCcatcccttttattttcttattcatggCAGAATCACAACCTCTCATTGAAATATGATTTTCACAGCTACATGATTCGCTCTATGGAAGAAGAATTCCAAAGAATTGTTGGTGTGAGGTAACATCTATGTACTTTGGatgtttgttgtatttttagGTCATTCATTTGTATGATTGAGCTAGGAGAAAATGGACCTGCTAAATGCCTGCTTGTTCAATTCCTTGCAGTGGTCCATTGTGGGGATTTGTTGTTGCATTCATGCTTTTTAATGTAAAAGGTACAGTTATGTAGGTGAAAAATGATGGtataaattcttttgttttgcaCTTGCTTTTGGATAACAATATACAAGTTTTGATGATTTGtgcattttcttttgaattatttgtGACTCTTTTCAATTTACCATGACAATTACCAGCCTCAGTTTTCATACATTGGACTATACATCATGTGATCTACGTCATATGTTGTGTAGTGTATGATAGGGTTATCCTAGGTCTTAAACTTCTAAATTATGGTTTGTTTGATTTGGAACCTTCTACAGGATCTAATCTCTATTTCTGGATAGCAATCATTCCAATCACTGTGAGTACTGGTTCTTTTGAGTTTTGGTTTTATCAATCACTTGGATGCTGCAAAAGGCATTTTCTTAGGTAGTAGCACAAGTTTGCTGTGAGAAACAGACACTTGAACAGGCAACTGATCGCACTTAACAAATTTTGTATCTAGAGTGAATAAAGCTTTATGTACCCTTGCAAATTTTATTGGGTTTCTCTAATGTTTCACATCATGGGCAGCTTGTTCTTCTTGTGGGTGCAAAGCTACAGCATGTAATTGCAACCTTGGCTTTGGAGACTGCTGGTCTAACTGGACATTCTGTGGGAGCAAAACTGAAGCCTCGAGATGATCTTTTCTGGTTCAAGAAGCCAGAATTAATGTTGTCATTGATTCATTTTGTTCTGTTCCAGGTAAGCAATTCTCACCGTGATCAATTGCTCAAATTAAAATGGGAACACATACCATCCTTTCATTTCATTCTTTCCTAGAAAATGGTTTTATGGTGGTGTGCCCAAGTAGTAGAACTGacatcacattttttttcctttgaaatttCATTGCAGAATGCATTTGAATTGGCTTCGTTCTTTTGGTTTTGGGTAACTCCTCTTCCCTTACTTGATTGGTATTCACTGGACTGTGATAGTTCACTTTTGTCCTTCTTGACATCTACCAAGctcaaatttattataatttctgtgATTTGGTTGAACAAAAATCTCACTTTTTCCTCGGTTTTGTCGCCTCAATGTTTACTAAATTCATTTGAGAAACATTTGGAAATTGCTTAAAGAATGATATCGTGGACCAGAGGAATCACTAATGAGGAAATACAAAAATCTTCTTTTCCTTGCTTAATGAGATTTTGAATCTGTACATTGAACTAATGTCTTTTGTTGATTGATTTACAGTGGCAATTTGGGTACAAATCCTGCTTTATTAGGAACCATTGGCTGGTGTACACACGACTTGTTTTGGGGTATGCATACATCTGAGATAGTTGAGACTTTCTTGAGgatttaacagtttttttaCAGCCACTGCATCATTGTATTATCTTGTAGGTTTGCTGGGCAGTTCCTCTGTAGCTACAGCACCTTGCCACTATATGCACTAGTTACTCAGGTATCATATTCATTGGGAAGTGCTTTTCCCCAAGGAAAATTActggttaatttttatttataggcaACAAGATACCAATGCATAATCTACTAGTATACAAATATCATGAGCAATAAATTAGAAATGCATAATCTACTGTAAGCTAGTTTTAACCTGTATCCAGTACAGATGTACAGGAACTTCCTGGGATAAAGACTCTTGACTGCCAATATAGCCTAACAGCATATGCCAGCTGCATATATCTCCATTCCTGGGCCTATTGTTGAATCCAACCACAGTATctcaaagaaagagaaaaggcaCTTCATCTATATATAGTTATCTATGCAGTGTATAACTAATGCCGGAGTTACATAACTATTGAATGGCAATCAGATGCATTGATATGTCCAAGTAGGATGAGTGAAGTTCCTCGTGACTATATGTTTATGCAGTATTGCGCAAGCACCCAGTTTATGGGTGTACCTTCACAGACTGATTTGTCAGCTACCAAGTAAAATCTCCTCTGCTCTTTCTTTTCTGGGAGCAATGCTGTGGTTTTGTATCACAATCCATCACCAAGCATGGGTTGTGGAGCAAACCTCATATTTTATTAGACATGAGAACAAGTCATGAAGTTGAGTCCTCTAGATTGCCCTGATTTTTT from the Populus nigra chromosome 1, ddPopNigr1.1, whole genome shotgun sequence genome contains:
- the LOC133669386 gene encoding MLO-like protein 11, which codes for MEGDTKEMRSLALTPTWSVATVLTIFVVVSLIVERSIHRLSNWLRKTNRKPLLAAVEKMKEELMLLGFISLLLTATSSTIANICIPSKFYDGNFAPCTRSEIDEEVEDNSSQGRKLLMLPVLPHPLRRILNGLDRNTCKEGHEPFVSYQGLEQLHRFIFVMAITHISYSCLTMLLAIVKIHSWRIWEDVAHMDRHDVLTEINREKTFRRQTTFVRHHTSGPLVKNSFLIWVTCFFRQFGCSVVRTDYLTLRKGFIMNHNLSLKYDFHSYMIRSMEEEFQRIVGVSGPLWGFVVAFMLFNVKGSNLYFWIAIIPITLVLLVGAKLQHVIATLALETAGLTGHSVGAKLKPRDDLFWFKKPELMLSLIHFVLFQNAFELASFFWFWWQFGYKSCFIRNHWLVYTRLVLGFAGQFLCSYSTLPLYALVTQMGTNYKAALIPQRIRETIHGWGKAARRKRRHGNFTDDSTIHTDTSTVMSLEEDDHQLLDIPEIGDGPVTQIELQSAFISVSPGPVANETSSRVGTPLLRPSASVSSSETPNLNVEGILRSSSMPVRR